The genomic window AGTTCTTTTAATTAAACGAAAAAATTAAAGACTTTAACATTATATTTTTAAATATCATTGTTACTTAAAAAAATTTACATCTTTTCAAGGCAACATTTTTGATTCGAAAATCAAATATAAATTCAATCTTTTTGAACTTATATTTAACTTTTTTATCATTTCTTCTAATTATAACTTTTAGCTTATTTTTAATAGGTGGTGGAGAATAGCGGGATCGAACCGCTGACCTCCTGCGTGCAAAGCAGGCGCTCTCCCAGCTGAGCTAATTCCCCACACTGATTAATCTTTTAAGATTATTTAATGGTGGGCCTATCAGGACTTGAACCTGAGACCTCACGATTATCAGTCGAGCGCTCTAGCCAGCTGAGCTATAGGCCCATTTTTCTACCTATTTAAATAATCTTTATAAACCGAATATAAAAACTCTTTCTTTTTAGTTTTAAGACTAGAAACGAATCTAGTCTCAATTCTCTGAAAGGAGGTGATCCAACCGCAGGTTCTCCTACGGTTACCTTGTTACGACTTCACCCCAGTCGCTGAATCCACTGTGGAAGGTAGCTATTTTAGCATCCCCGCTTCGAATGAGTTCAACTCCCATGGTGTGACGGGCGGTGAGTACAAGACCCGGGAACGTATTCACCGTAGCATAGCTGATCTACGATTACTAGCGATTCCAACTTCATGTAGTCGAGTTGCAGACTACAATCCGAACTGGGAGATATTTTTGAGATTTGCTCCACGTCACCGTATTGCGGCTCTTTGTATACCCCATTGTAGCACGTGTGTAGCCCTGGACGTAAGGGCCATGATGACTTGACGTCGTCCTCACCTTCCTCCTACTTGCGTAGGCAGTCTCATTAGAGTTCTCAGCCGAACTGTTAGCAACTAATGACGAGGGTTGCGCTCGTTGCGGGACTTAACCCAACATCTCACGACACGAGCTGACGACAGCCGTGCAGCACCTGTATATAAGTTTCTGCAAGCAGACACCAATCTATCTCTAGAAAGTTCTTACTATGTCAAGTCCAGGTAAGGTTCTTCGTGTATCGTCGAATTAAACCACATGCTCCACCGCTTGTGCGGGTCCCCGTCTATTCCTTTGAGTTTTAATCTTGCGACCGTACTCCCCAGGCGGCACACTTAATGTGTTAACTGCATTACTGCAAGGTCTAGCCTCACAACAACTAGTGTGCATCGTTTAGGGCGTGGACTACCAGGGTATCTAATCCTGTTTGCTCCCCACGCTTTCGCGTCTCAGCGTCAATAATGTTCCAGTAGATCGCCTTCGCAATCGGTATTCCTTCTGATCTCTACGGATTTTACCCCTACACCAGAAATTCCATCTACCTCTCCCACATTCTAGATATACAGTTTCAAAAGCAGTTCAATAGTTAAGCTATTGGATTTCACTTCTGACTTATTTATCCGCCTACACGCTCTTTACGCCCAGTGATTCCGAGTAACGCTTGCACCCTCCGTATTACCGCGGCTGCTGGCACGGAGTTAGCCGGTGCTTATTCATATGGTACCGTCATTATCTTCCCATATAAAAGGAGTTTACGCACCGAAATGTGTCATCCTCCACGCGGCGTTGCTGCATCAGACTTTCGTCCATTGTGCAATATTCCCCACTGCTGCCTCCCGTAGGAGTCTGGACCGTGTCTCAGTTCCAGTGTGACTGATCATCCTCTCAAACCAGTTAAGCGTCATTGCCTTGGTGAGCCATTACCTCACCAACTAGCTGATACTGTACAGGCTGATCCTAGAGCTATAAATATTTCCCTTGCAGACTTCTGTCTTAAAGGCATATAGAGTCTTAGCAGTCGTTTCCAACTGTTATCCTCTTCTCTAGGGCACATTACCTATATATTACTCACCCGTGCGCCACTTAGCTGACAATTATAGCAAGCTATAATCCGTTCTCGTTCGACTTGCATGTGTTAAGCACGCCGCCAGCGTTCACTCTGAGCCAGGATCAAACTCTCCATAAATTGAAGTTTTTGAACTTGACTTCTTCTGTATTATTTTACTATTACAAAATTATCACTCATAGTATAGACAAGTTATATGTTTTACCATATTGTTCTTGTTTGTTTTTATATTTTTAACATTTATTCTTATTTTACATCTGTAATAAATAACAGATTTTTATAAGAGTCTCATATTCGGTTTATAAAGATTACTTTACAAACGTTATAATTATTTTTAAAGATCATCCAGTTTCGATTACAACGCTTTCTATCATTCTTTCGTTTGATGCGCTTCAGTCAAATTGGACGGGAATTATAATAGATTCTTTTTTCTTTGTCAAGGGGTTATCGCTTAAATTTGGCTTAAATTTTTGGATTTATCCTCTCATTAAACTTTTACTATCTTTTTATTGGCTTTTGAGTGTTTTTTAGTGATTTTAATACTCATTTAATTTTATATTAATCTTTTATTTACTTTTTTGAGATAATATATTGCTAATATCGTTATCTATATTTAATGTAAATATATAAGTATACTACATAGTAGAATTACGAAATCAAAATTTAAAGGAAGACTATATGTACAATAGAGATTATTTATCAAACCAATCTTCAGAATATACACATGAATCATCACAAGTTCAGTTAATGAGCTTTTTAAAAGCTACTTATCAATTATTTGCGGGGTCATTATTAGCAGCGACTGCTGGTGCGTATATAGGATTAGGAATTGTTTCAATTTTAATGGGACCTGTTAAATGGGTTTTATTTGCTGTAGAATTAGCATTAATTTTCTTTGTTATTCCAAGAACAAAACACACTCCTGGTGTTAATTTAGCTGTTTTATTTGCATTTACATTTATTACAGGTTTAACAATTGCACCATTATTAACTGCAATTTTTTCAATGCCAGGTGGTGCAGCTATCGTTGGTCAAGCATTTTTAATGACTTCAGTTGCATTTGGTGGGATATCAATGTTTGCAATGACTACTAAAAGAGATTTCTCTTCAATGGGTAAATTTTTACTTATTGCTTTAATAATTATGATTGTTGCAGGTATTTCTAATATCTTTATCCAATCTTCGATGATGCAATTAATAATTGCAAGTGCAGGAGCTTTGTTATTTTCTGCTTTCATTTTATATGATACACAAAATATTATCAAAGGTCATTATGACTCACCAATTGAAGCTGCGTTATCTTTATATTTAGATTTCTTTAATTTGTTTATATCTCTATTACAAATTTTAGGAATTATGAATAGTGATGACAAATAATAAAACTAACTCTTTATAAGAGTTAGTTTTCAATTACTATGAAAAAAGAAAATTACTTAAGACTTATCGATGCAAATTTAAATAGACTACGTGAAGGAATCCGTGTAGTTGAAGATATTTTTAGATATGTATATAATGATAAATCAACTGCTATCAAACTAAAAGAATTACGACATTTATCAAGATTAAAAAATTACATTGAATTACTTGAAACTAGAGATGTAAAAAATGATGTTTTAAGAAGTTCTATAAAAAGTGAACTAAACCGAACGGATTTATACTCAATTTTAATAGCTAATTTTAAAAGAGCCCAAGAAAGCTCAAGAGTTCTTGAAGAATTCTGCAAATTAATCTCAATTGAAGATAGTGAGAATTTTAAATATATTAGATATGAACTTTATAATTTAGAAATTGTTTTAACAAAAATAACTTCAAATTCTAAATAATTTAAATTATAATCTTTGTATAATTTTTTTGCCTCTTTGAAATCCAATGATGCTTTACCACTTACCCCAGACTTTTTAATATAATCAAATAAATCTCTTTTATTATCAAACTCCAATTTGTACATTATAGTTTCAAATTCACATAAAAAATATTTTGAAAAAGCCTCTTTTATTGATTCTTCATCTAATATTGGTGATTTTGAATTTGTAATTTCTTGAATAGTTTTAAAAGTATTTGATGTGAATAAAACAGCATTTATTTCATTTGTAATAAATGAAAGATGTTTTATTATCTTTGATAAATCTTTTGACCATTGTAAAGCAGATGATGATAAAACAATATCATAACTGTTATCTTTTATTTCATCTAAAAACTCTTGTGCATCAAAATCAAAACACTTTACATTAATATTTTCACCTTTTGGATGTAACTCACACATTGATGCTGAAAAATCTATTGCTTTATAAAAATCTATATCCCATGAAATATGATTATATACTTGCCCTGAGCCACAACCTAATTCTAAAACTCTTTTTGGTTGAAATTTTAATTCACGTACAAGTGATTTTGCAACAATTTGCTGAATAATATTGTGATTTTTATACTCTTTTGCATATTTTGAGAATTGGTTTTTAACTGACAAATTTACTCTTTATAAAATTACTAGAAATATGTTTTAATATCTATTTTAACTTATTCTTAATAAGTTTTAGATAAAATAGCTACCATTTTTAAAAAAGGAAATAGATAATGACATCTACACTTTTAATCGTTCAGTTTGTATTAGCAATTTTACTAACAATAATAATCTTACTTCAAAAAAGTTCAAGTATTGGTCTTGGAGCTTATAGTGGAAGTAATGATTCATTATTTGGGGCTAAAGGTCCTGCAAACTTCTTAACAAAAGCTACAATGGCTTTAGGTTTAGTTTTTGTAATAAACACTGTAGTTTTAGGTTATTTATTTAATCAACAAAGAAATCAAAGTGCTGTTGACTCAGTAAAAGTTGATTCTTTAATTCCAACAGCACCTATTACACAAACTTCTGAGCAAGCACCAGCAGCTCCTACAACAGCAGCCCCTGTTCCAACAGTTCCAGAAAATAAATAAGCCTAAGAAATAAAGAAATATGAAGTATTTCTTACTTCTTTGTTTATCTTATTTTTATCTTCAAGCCAACGGTCATATCTTTGTATATCACCGATTTGGTGATGAGAAACATCAAAGTACAAATACAACTTTACAAGAATTAGAAAAAGAGTTTGAATATTTCAAAACTAATAATTATAAAGTAGTAACAGTTTCTCAAATTGCCAATAAAATTAAAAACAATGAAGAAATTCCTGATAATTGGATTGCTTTTAGTATAGATGATGCGTATAAAAGTTTTTATTTAAATGCGATGGAACTATTTAAAAAGTACAATTATCCCTTTACTCTTTTTGTTTATGTTGAAGCAACAAATAGTAAATATTCAGATTTTATGACGTGGGAAGAAATAGCTGATGCTTCAAAATATGGAGAGATTGCCCTGCACTCTTATTCACATAAGCAATTAATGAAACTCACAGATGATGAAATTTTAAAAGATACAAAAATTTCTTATGAAATCTTTGAAAAAAACTTAGGTTTTAAGCCAAAGGGATATTCATATCCTTATGGAGAGTATGACCAAAGGGTAAAAGAAAAAATAAAAGAGTTTGATTTTGAATATATTGTAAATCAAAATAATGGCTCAGTAAATAAAAATAGTGATATTTTTGATTTAAATAGAGTTGCCTTAGTTGGTAAAATTAATTTACATGAAAAACTAAAATATAAAACACTAGAAGCAACTTGGGTTGAACCACAAACATATCCAAAAGATGGGATACTAAAACATGTAAGAGTTGAAGTAAATCCACAAATAACGGATGCAAAATTGTTTATATCAACCTATGGTTGGCAAGATATCAAAGTTAAAAATGGTATAATTGACATCAAATTAAACAAAAAACTAAATTTACCTAGAAACAGAGTAGCTATTAGCACTGATTACTACACTATTTCAAACAAATTATTAATCAAATAAAGGAGAATGAATGTTAGAAGAAATATATGCTCAAACTAAAGAACATATGGAAAAATCTATCGAGGCTTTAAGAAAAGATTATAGGTCTTTAAGAACAGGAAAAGTAAATGTTAATATCTTAGATGGTATTAAAATTGATTATTATGGAACACCAACTGATTTAAGTCAAGTAGGTTCAGTTTTATCACCAGATGCTACAACTATTGTTATTAATCCATGGGAAAAGAATCTTTTAGGCTTAATTGATAAAGCAATTCAAACGGCAAATATTGGTGTTAATCCAAACAATGATGGTGTTGTAATTAAATTATTCTTCCCACCAATGACTACTGATCAAAGAGAAAATACTGTTAAACAAGCAAAAGTTATGACTGATAATGCAAAAGTTGCAATTAGAAATATTAGACAAAATGCTAATACTAAAGCAAAAAATCTTCTAAAAGATAAATTAATCACTGAAGATGAAAATAAAAGAGCGCAAGACGAAATCCAAAAGATAACTGATTCTTATGTTGTTAAAGCTGATGAGACTTTAAAAGCAAAAGAAAAAGAAATAAGAACGATTTAATTATGAATGTAGCTCAAATATATAAAGATGCCCAAGCATTATTAGAAGGTCACTTCAAATTAAGTAGTGGAAATCACTCAAAATTTTATTTACAATCAGCAAAAGTTTTAGAAGATCCTAAAACTGCAAAATTATTAGCTGAAGCCTTAGCTGATCAAATTAAAGAAGCTGGTATAAAAGTTGATGCTGTTTGTTCACCTGCACTTGGTGGATTAATTGCTGGTTTTGCCCTTGCAACTGCACTTGATGTAAGATTTATTTTTGCAGAAAGAGTTGAAGGTGAGATGTCAATCAGAAGAGGTTTTGAAGTTAAAGAAGGTGAAAACTATATTATTTGTGAAGATATTATCACAACTGGTGGAAGTGCACTTGAAGCTGCAAAACAAGTTGAAAATGCTGGTGGAAATATTGTTGCTTATGCTGCACTTGCTAACAGAGGATTTTGTTCAAGAGTTGGAAGCACATTAGAAGCAAAAGATAATTGTAAATTACCACTTAATAAACCACTTTTTGCACTTGATGATTTCACATTTGAAATGTATGCACCAGATGAATGTCCTATGTGTAAAGAAGGAAGCATTGCTTATAAACCTGGTAGTAGAGGTAATTAATTAATGGCAAAATGGAGAGATGTTAAGCATAACAAAGTTAAAACACAAAAAAATGAGCTTAATATTAAATCACCTAAAAGTGATTTAGCCTCTCTTCTTTCTAGATTAAAAGCTTTTCTTACTGATACATTTTTGATTACCACTCCTATTCTTTATATAGTTATATATTTAGTAATGGGAAGTGGTGAAGAATTTGCACAAAATAGAGTATTGGGTTGGAGTATAATATTTATAGTTCATGCTCTTCTTATCTTAATTTTTTGGCTTAAAAATGGACAAACTCCAGGACTTAAAGCTTACGATTTAAAACTTGTTGACAATAGAACTAAACAAAGAGTTTCAGTTATTCAAGTTCTTGTTCGATACATAACAACACTATTTGCTGTGCTATCATTTTTTTTACTTTTTATGCCTTTTTTTAATAAGGATAAAAGAACTTTCCAAGATATTCTTTCAAACACAATTATCATCAATGATAAATAATGCTTTTTTTTAACTTATCAGCATTCTATTTTTTTTATTTTGCAGCAGTTGGTGTATATGTAATATTTTTACCAAAAGTACTTCACGATATTGGTTATGGCACTTTTGATATAGGTATTGTTTTAGCACTGGCACCTTTGATGAGATTTTTGACGCCTTTTATGTTTTTAAAACATATTAAATTAGATCAAAAGATGTTTAAAAGGGCTCTTTTAACAGCTATCTTTTTGGCTTCTTGTTTTTATTTAACAATAGAAAACTTTTATTTATTTACAATAAATAATGCAATTTTAGGAGCTTGTTTATCACTTATATTACCTTATCTTGAAATAATTGCAATTTCAAATCTTGGAAAAGAAAAATATGGAAAATCACGCCTTTATGGTTCAATTGGGTTTATGATTATTGCATTAGTGCTTGCAAAATTTTTAACTCAACCTTATATTGCAATACATTACTATTTAGTTTTAATTACTTTAACGGTAATTTTTGCAATCTCTTTATTAAAGTTTGATGTAGAACACAAAATTGAGCAAAATAACAAAGTATTTTCTTTTTTTGAATATTGGCCTTTTTGGTTAAGTATTTTTTTCATGCAAATAAGTTTTGGAGGTTTTTATAATTTCTTTACAATTTATGAAACCCAACATGGGATAAGTCTTGAAATGACTTCTTACCTTTGGTCATTTGGGGTTATTTGTGAAATATTGATGCTTTATTTTCAAGCTCCTATTTTGAAAAACAATCTGCTATCAATCATAAAATTTTGTGTTACAATTACAATTTTAAGATGGCTTCTATTATATCTATTTCCAGATTCATTGAATGTAACATTTTTTTCTCAAGCTATTCATGCTTTTTCATTTGGACTTTATCATAGTTCTGTAATTATGTATTTATATAGTTTGTATGAAAATAAAAAATTAGCACAACAATTTATGTATGGTGTAGGTTATGGTCTTGGTGGATTTATTGGAGCTTTAGTCGCAGGTGCTGTTTATGGTGAGTTTTTATTTATATTTAGTGCATTATTTTCACTATTATCTTTAATAGCTCTTAACTTTATAAAAATTAATTTAACAAAAGAAAAAACATGAAATTTATATTCCTCTTCCTATTTTTAATCTCGTCATCTTTCGCTATCAGTATTGATAAAACATGGTATGACAATACAAAAGAAGAACTACAAAAATTATACACGACACAAATAACTAAAATTACTTCATCAAAAAGTGATTTAAATGCGGAAGAAAAAGAACAAGTTGAATATCAACTTTTACTTTTAAAGAAATTGCAAGCAACATTAAATGATGAAAATAGTTTTGATTTAAAAAATATTGATGAAATTACAACAATAGATAAATATATTGATCAAATAAAGCTATATTTAAAAATAGCAAATGATTATGATTCAATAAAAGAGGAATTTACTCAAAACAGCAATAAAATTTATCTTCTTGAAGAGCAAATAGATAAATTAACAAATAAAGAAGATATTTCAACAGTTAATTCTCAATTATTATATGCCTATTATAAATTAAAAAATATTCAAGATAAAGCTACTATTGATGAATATGACAAATATTTAGAAAATTTTAAAAAAATATTACTTGATAGTTTAGAACCTATAAAATTTGTGGATAATCCAACTTTACAAAATAGAATTGAAAAAGCATTAAACAGTTTCAATGATATTATTAAAGATGAAAAGAAATTATCACTTGCTTATGACAAAGCAAAAATCACAGAAAATGAGTGGAAAATTAAAGCACTTGATGCTCAAATTGAACAGTTAAAAATTGATAAATCAAAATTAATAAATCAATATGTTTATTTAAAAGTAGAAGAGCTTCTTCCACTATTAAAAAATAAAAAAACTAGCTACTTTGAAATGAGTAATACTCTACAACAATTTATGAGAGAGAATCAAGCAAATTATGACTCATTAAATGAACTTCTAAAATATCTATCAAGGGAGAGATTAGGAGTTACTAAAAGTACATTTGCAGATACAAAACAAAGTTTTATTGATATAATAAAATTTGGATGGGAAGAGATAAATAATCCAATTATTCCAATTGGTGATGGAATTTCAATTTTAGCAATTAGTAAATTCTTTTTTATCTTTATTCTTGGTTTCTCAATAGCAACTTTTTATAAAAAAAGAATCTCTAATGCTCGTTCAAACTATCTAAAAAACACTTCAATTTCTACAAGAACAATGCTTGCAAATCTTGGGTACTACTTTTTAGTTGCTATAACTTTTGTCTTTGGGTTAAAATCCATTGGAATTGATTTATCTTCACTTACTATTTTAGTTGGGGCTTTATCAGTTGGTATCGGGTTTGGTTTACAAAATATTGTTTCAAACTTTATTTCTGGAATTATTCTAATCTTTGAAAGAGCTATTCAAGTTGGACACATAATTGAAATAGCAACAGGATTAAGAGGAAAAGTTTCTCAAATTAATATGAGAAGTAGTGTTATTACAACTTTTGATAATATTGATATTATTATTCCAAACTCTACATTAATTCAAAACAATGTAATAAATCTTACTTTTTCAGATGACATAAGAAGATTAAATATTCCTTTTGGAGTGGCATATGGTTCAGACATTGATAATGTTATTCACATTCTTTTAGATAATTTAAAAGATAGTAATCTAATGTACATAAGAAATGATAGTGAAAAAATAGCAAAAGTTAGAATGACTATGATGAATGCTAGCTCTATTGATTTTGAATTACTTGTTTGGATTAGTGAGAATCCTGATGAAAATGGGATTGGTTCGTCTAATATGTCTGATTTTTTAATTTTTATTTATAAAACATTACAGGCAAATAATATAGAAATTCCATTTCCTCAAATGGATATACATTTGAAAAGAAATTAGTATGAAATATTTTAGAATATCTTTTTTACTTGTCATTTGTTCATTAATTCTTGTTTCATATCTTGGCTTTATAAAAGATGGGATTACTGGTGCTTTAAATCTACTTTGGTTAACTACAATATTGATACTGATGGAAATTTCTTTATCTTTTGATAATGCAATTGTAAATGCTTCAATTTTAAAAAATTGGAATGACTTTTGGAAAAAAGCATTTTTAACAGTTGGCATTCTTGTAGCTGTTTTTGGGATGCGTTTACTTTTTCCTTTATTAATTGTTTCTGTTACTACAAATTTATCATTAATTGATGTTTTTAATTTGGCAATGAATAACCCTGACCAATATGAAAAAGAGTTAACTTCGCATGAACATGAAGTTTCTGCTTTTGGAAGTATGTTTTTACTTTTAGTATTTTTAAACTTTTTATTAGATACTGAAAGAAAAATATTTTGGATTGGAAAATTTGAGCAAAAAATAGCAACTTTTGGTAAAACTAAAATCTTATCTTATCTTGTTGCTTTTTTAATTTTATGTATTTTCTTATTTCTAATGGAAGATTCTAAGAAATATGATTTTTTTATATCTGGATTATGGGGAATTGGGATTTATCTATTTATTCATCTTTTATGTTTTTTATTAGAAAAAGGTGGGGACAATTTTCAAAATCTAATTAAACATGGAAGTGTTGTAGGATTTTTATATTTAGAAGTACTTGATGCTTCTTTTTCTTTTGATGGAGTAATTGGAGCTTTCGCAATAAGTAAAAATATTTTAGTTATTATGATTGGATTAGGAACAGGAGCCATGTTTGTAAGGTCGTTAACTATTTATTTAGTTGAAAAAGAGACTTTGAATAATTATGTATTTTTAGAACATGGTGCTCATTATGCGATTGGGATATTGGCTTTTATTATGCTTTTAAGTGCTAAATTTCATATACCAGAAGCTTTAACTGGATTAATAGGAATCTCTTTTATTTTATTGTCTTTATACTCTTCAATAAAATATAATAGGATTTCTTAAATCCAATTTTTTCTTTTAAAAATATAAAACTGAATTGTTACGAGAACAACTAAAATAAGAGAAAAAACATAAAAAGCATTATCATCTTTTGCCCCTGGAATTCCACCTATATTTATACCTAAAAGTCCAGTCAAGAAAGTAAGTGGCAGAAAAATTACTGAAATAAGAGATAAAACATACATCTTTTTATTCATTTGTTCACTAAGTGTATTTGCTAGCTCTTCTTGAATTAAAATTACTTTATCTCTTATGGTATCAAGTTCCTCAATATGTCTCATAAGTTGGTCATTTATCTCTCTTAATTCTATTCTTTGATATTCATCAATCCAAGAGACTTTATCATTATAAAGTTTATTCAAAGCCTCTTTTTGAGGGAAAAGGTATCTTCTAAAAATAATAGTTTCTCTTCGTATTGATAATATCTCATTTCTAAATTGCATATCACTTGAATCAATCAAACTCTCTTCTAAAGAGTCTGTTCTATCTTCTATTTGATTTATAATATCTTCCAATCGAGAAGTTATTCTATATGTTAAATCAATCAAAAATTCAGAAGAACTTTTAGGCCCACTGTTATTTTTAAATGAATCAATTATTTCACTAATTGATAATATATTTCTCTTTTTTGTAGTAATTATCAGATTTTCAGATACATATAATCTAATAGAAACCATGTTTTCAGGTTTTGAATTTGGATTTAAGTTAGCACCTCTTAAAGCAATAAGTAAAGAATCACCTAAAACAGTTGTTCTAGGTCTTGTCTCTTCTGTCAAAAGTGCATCAGCAGCAATTGAATCTATTTTGCTTTTATTAGTAATCCACTCAATTGCTTCATTACTTGAATAATCAAAATGCACCCATAAAATTTTATTTGTTCTATCAACAGTATCTAACTGTTCATAACTTAACTCTAATGCTCCACCATTTTTATCAAGTAAAAAGGCTTGAACTGGTTTTTTGTCTGACATGAATAAACCTTTAAATTATTGAATAAACTATTTCTGTTTTAAGTTTTTGTTTTTTAATCTCTTCTATTTTTAGATTTTCTATTTGCATATTCATCAGTTCATCTATAGTTTTTATATTACTTCGTGCAATTAATTTTAAAATAATTCCACGATAAGCTTTTGCCCAATGACTCACAACTTTTCCATCTTTTATAAATTTCATTGTTGTATATGGTTTTTCTATTTTGTAAAACTTCTCATAAAATCCAGCTCGTAAATCTATAATATCTTCATCTTTTAAATATTCATCTAAAGCTTTTGAAAAACTATCATTATAAAACTTCTCAATTTTTAAACCATTAAAAGTTTCACCTTGTTTTAGTTTATAATCTGGAAGTCCTGCATCCCCCGCTTTCAAAGCTCCAAAGAGATTAGAAAATATTATTACATTTTCATCAATATAATCTTGTTCGTTTTTAGCTAATTTTGAATACTCTAAATAATCAAAAGCAACTCCATCATATCTTTGAATAACTTTCATTGTAGAAGTTTTAAATATATCCTTTGAATATTGCTCTAAAACATCCTCTTTTTTTGTTCCAAAAAGTTTTATCAACTCTTCTTTTGGGGCATTTAAAATAAATTCATTATATTGTTTTACAATTTCCATTCTTTTTTCATATAGTTCTGGAAATATAAAACTGTTTTTATCAAATGAAGTTTCTTCTCCACCTGCTATTTTTGTCTCACTTGGTGAAAATAGTATTTTCATTTTTGTCCTTCTTCTATAAATTGTCCATCAACATATTGCCACTTTCCATCAACTTTTAGGAATCTGCTTTTTTCTGTGAAACTAACATCTCTATTATCTTGAAATAAAGTCGCTTTAAAAGTTACAAAACTCTCAACATCTTCTATAAAATCTAGAATTTCTAATTTCTCAAATCTTGTATTTTTAGAAAAGTTTATAATATCTTCATTCCAAGATTTCAAATCATCTGTAAAATCTGGATTTTCTTTGTGTGTTGTTGAAATAATATATTTTGAATTTTGTGTAGCAAAGGCAGAGAATCTTGATTTCATTAATTCAAGGGCAGTTTTTGGAAAAGATATTCCATCGTGAAAAATTTTGCAACATTTTTTATATTTTTT from Arcobacter venerupis includes these protein-coding regions:
- a CDS encoding mechanosensitive ion channel domain-containing protein; the protein is MKFIFLFLFLISSSFAISIDKTWYDNTKEELQKLYTTQITKITSSKSDLNAEEKEQVEYQLLLLKKLQATLNDENSFDLKNIDEITTIDKYIDQIKLYLKIANDYDSIKEEFTQNSNKIYLLEEQIDKLTNKEDISTVNSQLLYAYYKLKNIQDKATIDEYDKYLENFKKILLDSLEPIKFVDNPTLQNRIEKALNSFNDIIKDEKKLSLAYDKAKITENEWKIKALDAQIEQLKIDKSKLINQYVYLKVEELLPLLKNKKTSYFEMSNTLQQFMRENQANYDSLNELLKYLSRERLGVTKSTFADTKQSFIDIIKFGWEEINNPIIPIGDGISILAISKFFFIFILGFSIATFYKKRISNARSNYLKNTSISTRTMLANLGYYFLVAITFVFGLKSIGIDLSSLTILVGALSVGIGFGLQNIVSNFISGIILIFERAIQVGHIIEIATGLRGKVSQINMRSSVITTFDNIDIIIPNSTLIQNNVINLTFSDDIRRLNIPFGVAYGSDIDNVIHILLDNLKDSNLMYIRNDSEKIAKVRMTMMNASSIDFELLVWISENPDENGIGSSNMSDFLIFIYKTLQANNIEIPFPQMDIHLKRN
- a CDS encoding DUF475 domain-containing protein, producing MKYFRISFLLVICSLILVSYLGFIKDGITGALNLLWLTTILILMEISLSFDNAIVNASILKNWNDFWKKAFLTVGILVAVFGMRLLFPLLIVSVTTNLSLIDVFNLAMNNPDQYEKELTSHEHEVSAFGSMFLLLVFLNFLLDTERKIFWIGKFEQKIATFGKTKILSYLVAFLILCIFLFLMEDSKKYDFFISGLWGIGIYLFIHLLCFLLEKGGDNFQNLIKHGSVVGFLYLEVLDASFSFDGVIGAFAISKNILVIMIGLGTGAMFVRSLTIYLVEKETLNNYVFLEHGAHYAIGILAFIMLLSAKFHIPEALTGLIGISFILLSLYSSIKYNRIS
- a CDS encoding zinc transporter ZntB, with protein sequence MSDKKPVQAFLLDKNGGALELSYEQLDTVDRTNKILWVHFDYSSNEAIEWITNKSKIDSIAADALLTEETRPRTTVLGDSLLIALRGANLNPNSKPENMVSIRLYVSENLIITTKKRNILSISEIIDSFKNNSGPKSSSEFLIDLTYRITSRLEDIINQIEDRTDSLEESLIDSSDMQFRNEILSIRRETIIFRRYLFPQKEALNKLYNDKVSWIDEYQRIELREINDQLMRHIEELDTIRDKVILIQEELANTLSEQMNKKMYVLSLISVIFLPLTFLTGLLGINIGGIPGAKDDNAFYVFSLILVVLVTIQFYIFKRKNWI
- a CDS encoding YaaA family protein — translated: MKILFSPSETKIAGGEETSFDKNSFIFPELYEKRMEIVKQYNEFILNAPKEELIKLFGTKKEDVLEQYSKDIFKTSTMKVIQRYDGVAFDYLEYSKLAKNEQDYIDENVIIFSNLFGALKAGDAGLPDYKLKQGETFNGLKIEKFYNDSFSKALDEYLKDEDIIDLRAGFYEKFYKIEKPYTTMKFIKDGKVVSHWAKAYRGIILKLIARSNIKTIDELMNMQIENLKIEEIKKQKLKTEIVYSII
- a CDS encoding YchJ family protein, with amino-acid sequence MKFSVNDICPCGSLKKYKKCCKIFHDGISFPKTALELMKSRFSAFATQNSKYIISTTHKENPDFTDDLKSWNEDIINFSKNTRFEKLEILDFIEDVESFVTFKATLFQDNRDVSFTEKSRFLKVDGKWQYVDGQFIEEGQK